The following proteins are co-located in the Patescibacteria group bacterium genome:
- a CDS encoding 50S ribosomal protein L35, with protein sequence MSKKIKTRKAVAKRFTITKKGKVQHRTCGQGHFNAREDSKTTRNKRQDKTLSPSNQKLIKKSIH encoded by the coding sequence ATGTCTAAAAAAATTAAAACTCGTAAAGCTGTTGCTAAACGTTTTACTATAACTAAAAAAGGTAAAGTTCAACATCGCACTTGTGGTCAAGGTCATTTTAATGCTCGCGAAGACAGTAAAACTACTCGCAATAAACGTCAAGACAAAACTTTATCACCCAGTAACCAAAAATTAATTAAAAAATCAATTCATTAA
- the rplT gene encoding 50S ribosomal protein L20 — MPRVKRGATHNKKRRNLLKQVKGYRGGRKKLIRQAKTAVKKAGAYSYRDRRNKKRTTRSLWQININSACRQLETTYSKFIDNLKKNKIELDRKVLADLAENEPKVFEQLIKQVTPKK; from the coding sequence ATGCCTAGAGTTAAACGTGGAGCCACTCATAACAAAAAAAGACGTAATTTATTAAAACAAGTTAAGGGCTATCGAGGTGGTCGAAAAAAACTTATCCGTCAAGCCAAAACCGCTGTTAAAAAGGCAGGTGCTTATAGCTATCGTGATCGCCGAAATAAAAAAAGAACTACCCGCAGTTTATGGCAAATTAATATCAATTCGGCTTGTCGCCAGCTTGAAACTACTTATAGTAAGTTTATTGATAATTTAAAAAAGAATAAAATTGAATTAGATCGTAAGGTTTTAGCAGATTTAGCTGAAAATGAACCCAAAGTTTTTGAACAGCTTATTAAGCAAGTTACGCCTAAAAAATAA
- the lgt gene encoding prolipoprotein diacylglyceryl transferase: MSFGLIKLLHTYHPQPILFEFKGVVVYWYGFFIVVGILLGLGLILYLAKKYHIHSDHVWQLVFYLLIFGLVGARIYHVLCEMPYYLYQPLDILKFWQGGMGIFGGVIAGVAVVYFYTRKYHLPFWLWLDILVVGLIVGQAMGRWGNYFNQELYGLPTILNWGIPIDVANRVDKYVLFQFFHPTFLYQSIWNCLACSVLLISHAFRFKKIIRGQLIRPGIIFTTYVWFYSVGRFMIEFLRIDRQPEFGMWRLGHISSLILIITAIVITCCLKKRKMQLI, from the coding sequence ATGTCTTTTGGTTTAATTAAATTATTACACACTTACCACCCCCAACCAATTCTCTTTGAATTTAAGGGGGTGGTTGTTTATTGGTACGGTTTTTTTATTGTCGTTGGTATTTTACTTGGTCTAGGATTAATATTATATTTAGCTAAAAAATATCACATTCATTCTGATCATGTTTGGCAATTAGTTTTTTATTTGTTAATTTTTGGTTTAGTTGGAGCAAGAATTTATCATGTTTTGTGTGAAATGCCATATTATTTGTATCAGCCACTTGATATTTTAAAATTTTGGCAAGGGGGTATGGGAATTTTTGGGGGAGTCATAGCTGGAGTGGCAGTAGTTTATTTTTATACTCGCAAATATCATTTACCTTTTTGGTTATGGTTAGACATATTGGTCGTGGGTTTAATTGTTGGTCAAGCTATGGGGCGTTGGGGAAATTATTTTAATCAAGAGTTATATGGTTTACCAACGATTTTAAATTGGGGTATACCGATTGATGTGGCAAATCGTGTAGATAAATATGTGTTGTTTCAATTTTTTCACCCAACCTTTTTATATCAATCAATTTGGAATTGTTTAGCATGTAGTGTTTTGTTAATAAGTCATGCTTTTAGATTTAAAAAAATAATTCGCGGGCAATTAATTAGACCAGGGATAATTTTTACTACATATGTTTGGTTCTATTCGGTGGGGCGTTTTATGATAGAATTTTTAAGAATTGACCGCCAACCGGAATTTGGTATGTGGCGCTTGGGTCATATTTCTAGCCTAATTTTAATTATTACGGCTATAGTTATAACGTGTTGTTTAAAAAAAAGAAAAATGCAACTGATTTAA
- the gatA gene encoding Asp-tRNA(Asn)/Glu-tRNA(Gln) amidotransferase subunit GatA, with the protein MDFSKLTIKKFHQGLNKKTFSCQEIVKLYFDQIKLHNPNLNAFINLNQEESVHQAEMIDKKIKEKKEIGLIEGVPMAIKDNIVTKNLITTAGSRILQNYTPAFNATVIEKLKTQRALILGKTNLDEFAMGSSNETSWFGPVKNPLDTQRVPGGSSGGSAVAVASQMSLIALGSDTGGSVRQPAAFCGLYGFKPTYGRISRYGLISMASSLDQIGILSQNLEDMEIIFDAIQGYDLKDATSLNEEQIKPLERKINKKKTDLVIGVLGDSFMTNLDIGVKNNFKRSLRELQKLNYKIIEVKLPHLEYALACYYLIMPAEVSSNLARYDGMRYGYSSVNDPKVKSTNLEQVYFKTREKGFGSEVKRRIILGTYILSAGYRDAYYLQAQKIRTLIQRDFEQAFENVDLIATPTTATPAFKLGEKMNDPLQMYLSDIYTCPVNLAGLPALSIPNGQAENLPTGLQIIGSAMGEKRIFDLARIYSANK; encoded by the coding sequence ATGGATTTTTCAAAATTAACGATAAAAAAATTTCATCAAGGTTTAAATAAAAAAACTTTTTCTTGCCAAGAAATAGTTAAGTTATATTTTGATCAAATTAAACTTCACAATCCAAACTTAAACGCTTTTATTAATTTAAATCAAGAAGAGAGTGTGCATCAAGCCGAAATGATTGACAAAAAAATTAAAGAAAAAAAGGAGATTGGCTTAATTGAGGGAGTGCCGATGGCAATCAAAGATAATATTGTGACTAAAAATTTAATTACAACGGCTGGATCAAGGATATTACAAAATTACACACCAGCTTTTAACGCGACTGTGATTGAAAAATTGAAAACTCAGCGTGCTTTAATTTTAGGTAAAACTAATCTAGATGAATTCGCCATGGGATCTTCAAACGAAACATCTTGGTTTGGCCCAGTTAAAAATCCCCTAGATACTCAAAGGGTACCCGGTGGATCTTCTGGTGGTTCGGCCGTGGCCGTGGCATCGCAAATGAGTTTAATAGCTTTGGGATCAGATACGGGTGGTTCTGTCCGTCAGCCAGCAGCTTTTTGTGGCTTATACGGTTTTAAACCAACCTATGGTCGTATTTCTCGTTATGGTTTAATTAGTATGGCGTCATCATTGGATCAGATTGGAATCTTAAGTCAAAACTTAGAAGATATGGAAATAATTTTTGATGCTATTCAGGGTTATGATTTAAAAGATGCTACTAGTTTAAATGAAGAACAAATTAAGCCTCTTGAGAGAAAAATTAATAAGAAAAAAACAGATTTAGTAATTGGTGTTTTGGGTGATAGTTTTATGACTAATTTAGATATTGGCGTAAAAAATAACTTTAAACGGAGTTTAAGAGAGTTACAAAAATTAAATTATAAAATAATTGAAGTGAAGTTACCACATCTTGAATATGCCCTGGCTTGTTATTATTTAATTATGCCGGCTGAAGTGTCATCAAATTTAGCACGTTATGACGGTATGCGTTATGGTTATTCTAGCGTCAATGATCCTAAAGTTAAAAGTACCAATTTAGAACAAGTTTATTTTAAAACTCGTGAAAAAGGTTTTGGTAGTGAAGTTAAGCGTCGCATTATTTTAGGCACTTATATTCTGTCGGCTGGTTATCGCGACGCTTACTATTTACAAGCACAAAAGATCAGAACTTTAATTCAACGAGACTTTGAACAAGCCTTTGAAAATGTTGATCTAATTGCGACACCAACAACCGCCACGCCAGCTTTCAAATTGGGCGAAAAGATGAATGATCCTTTGCAAATGTATTTATCAGATATTTATACTTGTCCAGTAAATTTAGCTGGTTTACCAGCTTTATCTATACCTAACGGACAAGCAGAAAATTTACCAACAGGTTTGCAAATTATTGGATCAGCTATGGGAGAAAAAAGAATTTTTGATTTAGCTCGCATCTATTCAGCTAATAAATAA
- the gatC gene encoding Asp-tRNA(Asn)/Glu-tRNA(Gln) amidotransferase subunit GatC, whose protein sequence is MSITLQKIDEVSRLARLRLTPSEKKALADDLSVILDYVDQIKKIKIDSNLKINRPINLKNVTRIDQANVIQLEVKERLISQAPQTQGQYLKVKKIFEG, encoded by the coding sequence ATGTCTATTACGCTACAAAAAATTGATGAGGTTAGTCGTTTAGCTAGATTAAGATTAACCCCATCGGAAAAAAAAGCTTTAGCCGACGATTTGTCGGTGATTTTGGATTATGTAGATCAAATTAAAAAAATTAAAATAGATTCAAATTTAAAAATTAATCGTCCAATTAATTTAAAAAATGTCACACGAATTGATCAAGCTAATGTGATTCAATTGGAAGTTAAAGAAAGATTAATTTCGCAAGCGCCTCAAACACAAGGGCAATATTTAAAAGTTAAAAAGATTTTTGAAGGTTAA